A section of the Alkalihalobacillus sp. LMS39 genome encodes:
- a CDS encoding ABC transporter substrate-binding protein: MGRKLIWMLFVIMFVGVFAGCSTEESTATPEPVKTETTEEDNNVEEEAPSEDKVSVEFWHGMGGELGEALDALVDQYNDSQDGVEVVSEYQGSYEELLTKFRSVGGTADAPALVQVFEVGTKYMIDSGYITPVQEWIDKDNYDASKLEGNILSYYTVDGSLYSMPFNSSTPVLLYNKDAFEEVGLDPENPPTTFNEIMEAAEKLTTDDRYGFSILGHGWFFEQLLSTQGADYVNNDNGRSDIATEAMFNGEEGLRAFEWINDMNKAGTFGYFGSNWDDVRAAFQAGQVAMYLDSSAGTRATVDNASFEVGSGFVPFADEVERNGVIIGGGSIWMANGISEEEQAAAFDFMKFLQTPEIQAEWHLATGYFAINPAAYDEAIVSEVHEEYPQLRVPIEQLQATKPGTATQGALISVFPESRQLVVTALENMLQGMEPKEALDQAAEGTNRAIEIANRTSGQ; encoded by the coding sequence ATGGGAAGAAAGTTAATTTGGATGTTGTTCGTTATCATGTTTGTAGGAGTTTTTGCTGGGTGTTCTACTGAAGAAAGTACTGCTACACCAGAACCGGTAAAGACGGAAACGACGGAAGAGGATAATAATGTAGAGGAAGAAGCACCAAGCGAAGACAAAGTATCTGTAGAGTTTTGGCACGGTATGGGTGGAGAACTAGGTGAAGCATTAGATGCCTTAGTAGACCAATACAATGATTCACAAGATGGGGTAGAAGTCGTATCTGAATACCAAGGTTCGTATGAAGAGTTATTAACGAAATTTAGAAGTGTCGGTGGCACAGCAGATGCTCCAGCGCTTGTTCAAGTCTTTGAAGTAGGAACGAAGTATATGATTGATTCTGGCTACATCACTCCGGTTCAAGAGTGGATTGATAAAGATAATTATGATGCTAGCAAGCTCGAAGGAAATATCTTAAGCTATTATACTGTAGATGGTTCATTATATTCGATGCCGTTTAATTCTTCCACACCAGTACTTCTATACAATAAGGATGCTTTTGAGGAAGTAGGATTAGACCCAGAAAATCCGCCAACAACGTTTAATGAAATTATGGAAGCAGCAGAAAAGTTAACAACAGATGATCGCTATGGATTTTCTATCTTAGGTCATGGATGGTTCTTTGAACAGCTACTTTCTACACAAGGTGCAGATTATGTCAATAACGATAATGGTCGATCAGATATCGCAACAGAAGCGATGTTCAATGGAGAAGAAGGACTTCGTGCATTTGAATGGATTAATGACATGAACAAAGCGGGTACGTTCGGCTATTTCGGTTCAAATTGGGATGACGTTCGTGCCGCGTTCCAAGCTGGACAAGTAGCGATGTATTTAGATTCGTCAGCAGGAACAAGAGCAACGGTTGATAATGCTTCGTTTGAAGTAGGCTCAGGATTTGTACCATTTGCGGATGAAGTAGAAAGAAATGGCGTTATTATCGGTGGTGGCTCGATTTGGATGGCAAATGGAATATCGGAAGAAGAGCAAGCGGCAGCTTTCGATTTCATGAAATTTTTACAAACGCCTGAAATTCAAGCAGAATGGCATCTAGCGACTGGTTATTTTGCAATCAACCCAGCTGCGTATGACGAGGCGATTGTATCTGAAGTGCATGAAGAGTATCCACAATTACGCGTTCCGATTGAACAATTACAAGCGACAAAACCAGGAACGGCGACACAAGGCGCATTAATCTCCGTATTCCCAGAGTCACGTCAACTTGTCGTGACAGCACTTGAAAATATGCTGCAAGGAATGGAACCGAAAGAAGCATTGGACCAAGCAGCAGAAGGAACGAACCGTGCGATTGAAATTGCTAACAGGACGTCTGGGCAGTAA
- a CDS encoding sugar ABC transporter permease — protein MNLAEAERVRKKLSENQVVQQQSFWRKTANFRIAMLYLLPSILLFSIFLFYPMIKTLYLSFFLTDAKGTAALFVGLENYIYLLQSDRFQKSMVSTGLFVLYTVPTSVLIALFLALLSNEKLRGIGFFRTIFSSTMGMSVAASAVIWLFLFHPTVGTINSFLGMFGIPAVKWLLDPTWALISIAITTIWMNIGFSFLIILGGLQNIDQHLYESANIDGAGYFYQLRRITVPMLSPTLFFIITITFINSFQSFGQVDILTRGGPAESTNLIVYSIYQDAFINYQFGTASAQAIILFLIVFVLTLLQFKFGERKVHYQ, from the coding sequence TTGAATCTAGCTGAGGCGGAACGCGTTCGAAAAAAACTGTCTGAAAATCAAGTAGTTCAACAACAATCATTTTGGAGAAAAACGGCAAACTTTAGAATAGCTATGCTGTATTTATTACCATCGATTTTGTTATTTTCCATCTTTCTGTTTTATCCAATGATAAAAACCTTATATTTAAGCTTTTTCTTAACGGATGCAAAAGGAACGGCTGCATTGTTTGTTGGCTTGGAAAATTACATCTATCTATTGCAATCTGATAGATTTCAAAAAAGTATGGTGTCTACTGGACTCTTTGTGCTTTATACCGTTCCAACTAGTGTTTTGATTGCCTTATTTTTAGCTTTATTGTCCAATGAAAAGCTAAGAGGAATTGGTTTTTTTCGGACGATATTTTCTTCCACAATGGGAATGTCAGTAGCGGCGTCTGCGGTCATTTGGTTGTTTTTATTTCATCCAACTGTAGGAACGATTAATAGCTTTTTAGGAATGTTTGGCATTCCTGCAGTGAAGTGGCTATTAGATCCTACATGGGCGCTTATCTCGATTGCGATCACAACGATTTGGATGAATATTGGATTTTCCTTTTTGATTATTTTAGGTGGGTTGCAAAACATCGATCAACATCTATATGAGAGTGCGAACATTGATGGAGCAGGGTATTTTTATCAACTCAGGAGAATCACGGTGCCGATGCTGTCGCCAACGTTATTTTTTATTATCACGATTACTTTCATTAATTCGTTTCAATCTTTCGGACAAGTCGATATTTTAACTCGGGGTGGTCCTGCAGAGTCGACGAATTTAATTGTGTACTCGATTTACCAGGATGCCTTTATTAACTATCAATTTGGTACAGCTAGCGCCCAAGCTATTATTTTATTTCTTATTGTTTTTGTTTTAACACTGCTGCAATTTAAGTTTGGGGAAAGGAAGGTGCATTATCAGTGA
- a CDS encoding substrate-binding domain-containing protein yields the protein MATIKEIAELAKVSTATISRVLNNDKSLSVTAETRERILEIAKELKYVPVRKRYTDNKVSAVVGETEIGIVMFCSPEYEWEDTYFLSIRKGIESECLEKGLLVKKISHYTGGMTDVKMNNLDGVIVVGMISEEDEKELSQRVNGNVVYINNISKSEEFDAVIIDHEKATKAALEHLFSLGHTKIGFIGGQERDQSNNKIMDVRHRTFVEVMKQRALYNPEYIYISRQFLISDGYASMKKAGEKESFPSAFFIASDAMAIGAMRACHELGMKIPEDVSIVSFNDVEMASFTQPALTTIKVYTEEMGKAAVKLLMDRLGGREIPFKLELPTKLIVRESSSCLKK from the coding sequence ATGGCGACGATAAAAGAGATCGCTGAGCTTGCAAAGGTTTCTACAGCGACTATATCTAGAGTTTTAAATAATGATAAAAGCCTCTCTGTTACAGCTGAAACTAGGGAAAGAATTCTGGAAATTGCCAAAGAATTAAAATATGTTCCTGTCAGGAAGCGTTATACAGATAATAAGGTTTCTGCTGTTGTTGGTGAAACGGAAATAGGTATAGTTATGTTTTGTTCACCTGAATATGAGTGGGAGGATACGTATTTTTTATCAATACGTAAAGGGATTGAGAGTGAATGTTTAGAAAAAGGCTTACTAGTAAAGAAAATTAGTCATTATACTGGTGGTATGACTGATGTGAAGATGAATAATCTTGATGGAGTTATTGTGGTAGGAATGATAAGTGAAGAGGATGAGAAGGAATTAAGCCAGAGGGTTAATGGTAACGTTGTGTATATTAATAATATTTCTAAAAGTGAAGAGTTTGATGCTGTGATTATTGACCATGAAAAAGCGACGAAAGCTGCATTGGAACATCTTTTTTCTTTAGGGCATACTAAAATTGGATTCATAGGTGGTCAAGAAAGGGATCAAAGCAATAATAAAATTATGGATGTTCGCCATAGGACATTTGTGGAAGTTATGAAACAAAGAGCGCTCTATAATCCTGAGTATATTTACATTTCTAGACAATTCCTTATTAGTGATGGCTACGCTTCTATGAAAAAAGCGGGGGAGAAAGAAAGTTTTCCAAGTGCTTTTTTTATTGCAAGTGATGCAATGGCGATAGGTGCGATGAGGGCTTGCCATGAATTAGGGATGAAAATTCCAGAAGATGTTAGCATTGTAAGCTTTAATGATGTTGAGATGGCGAGTTTCACTCAACCTGCACTAACGACGATAAAAGTGTATACAGAAGAGATGGGAAAGGCTGCAGTTAAGCTTCTAATGGATAGGCTAGGGGGAAGGGAAATCCCATTTAAACTTGAGTTGCCAACTAAACTAATTGTACGAGAAAGTAGTTCTTGTTTAAAAAAGTAG
- a CDS encoding carbohydrate ABC transporter permease: protein MRSIVFYILLIVSALLLFFPILYAFLVSFMNGTEVLGRAFLPSSLDFDNYVKVFGTVPLLHYLKNSLIVSSIVMIGQLIVCSFAAFVFAFIPFKGRNFIFLLFISTLMIPWEAAMIPNFLTIQSLGWMNSYLSMTVPFFALAFGTFLLRQHFKTIPHELYEASQIEGLSRFQFFYKVVIPYSKTSLVTLGIYGFLTTWNMYLWPLLVTTNDMKRTVQIGLKQLQTVEVSTEWGVVMAGVVIVILPTLLLLFIGQKQLQKGLTQGAIK from the coding sequence ATGCGCTCGATAGTCTTTTACATATTACTGATTGTATCTGCATTGCTTCTTTTTTTTCCGATTTTATATGCTTTTCTCGTAAGCTTTATGAACGGTACAGAAGTGCTTGGACGTGCGTTCCTCCCTTCATCACTTGATTTTGATAATTATGTAAAGGTGTTTGGAACCGTTCCTTTACTGCATTACTTGAAAAATAGTCTTATCGTTTCTAGCATTGTTATGATTGGTCAATTAATTGTTTGTTCCTTTGCGGCTTTTGTGTTTGCCTTTATTCCATTTAAAGGACGGAATTTCATCTTTCTCTTATTTATCTCGACGCTCATGATTCCTTGGGAAGCGGCGATGATTCCTAACTTTTTAACGATTCAAAGTTTAGGCTGGATGAATTCTTATTTAAGCATGACGGTCCCGTTTTTCGCTTTAGCCTTTGGAACATTTTTATTACGTCAGCATTTTAAAACGATTCCTCATGAACTTTATGAGGCTTCACAAATAGAAGGATTATCTCGGTTTCAATTTTTTTATAAAGTTGTCATTCCTTATTCAAAAACTAGCTTGGTCACACTAGGCATTTATGGTTTTTTAACGACATGGAATATGTATTTATGGCCACTGTTAGTAACAACAAATGACATGAAACGAACTGTACAGATTGGCTTGAAACAGCTACAAACAGTAGAGGTTTCTACCGAATGGGGAGTAGTAATGGCTGGTGTTGTCATTGTCATTTTACCAACGCTATTACTTCTATTTATAGGACAAAAACAGCTTCAAAAAGGTTTAACACAGGGTGCAATTAAATAA
- a CDS encoding sugar ABC transporter permease, giving the protein MGQTEAGSEIAVIKKKVKQRKQSSLMWMYIPALCFVSLFIIYPFFNGIKITFTDWNGFSQGYNWVGLEQYKRMFSDPTTWLVVKNTLLYGIGSTVFQTTIGLLYALLLNQSIKLKAFTRTIVYLPVIISPLIMGYIWYFFFAYQGGALNDFLMLLGFEPINALGNASLNPWIIVLVNTYQFVGIAMIIYLAGLQSISKDYYEAAVIDGASAFAQFKKITLPLLAPAITINVVLNVIGGLKLFDVIISLTGGGPGNASQSMSTFMYSLYFRRQDAGYAATQGVLMATIILMISLVALIYFKRKEVEA; this is encoded by the coding sequence ATGGGGCAAACTGAAGCTGGAAGTGAAATTGCAGTTATAAAGAAAAAAGTAAAACAGAGGAAACAATCGTCACTTATGTGGATGTATATTCCAGCCTTATGTTTTGTTAGCTTGTTTATTATTTATCCGTTCTTCAATGGAATTAAAATAACATTTACAGATTGGAATGGTTTTTCGCAAGGTTATAACTGGGTTGGCTTGGAGCAATATAAAAGGATGTTTTCTGACCCTACAACTTGGCTTGTTGTAAAAAATACATTGCTATACGGAATAGGTAGTACTGTTTTTCAAACGACAATTGGATTGCTTTATGCGTTGCTATTAAATCAAAGTATTAAATTAAAAGCATTCACTCGAACGATTGTGTACTTACCAGTTATTATTAGTCCGTTAATTATGGGGTATATATGGTACTTTTTCTTTGCTTACCAAGGGGGAGCTTTGAATGATTTTTTAATGCTTCTAGGATTTGAGCCAATTAACGCTCTAGGTAATGCGTCGTTGAATCCATGGATTATTGTGTTAGTTAACACATATCAGTTTGTTGGGATTGCAATGATTATCTATTTAGCAGGATTGCAAAGTATTTCCAAAGACTATTATGAAGCGGCTGTTATTGATGGGGCATCAGCTTTCGCTCAGTTTAAAAAGATTACTCTACCTTTGTTAGCGCCGGCAATTACGATTAATGTCGTTTTGAATGTAATAGGCGGATTAAAATTATTTGATGTCATTATTTCATTGACTGGTGGAGGACCGGGTAATGCGTCTCAATCAATGTCGACTTTTATGTATTCTCTTTATTTTAGAAGACAAGACGCTGGATATGCAGCGACACAAGGGGTACTAATGGCAACAATTATTTTAATGATTAGCTTAGTAGCTCTCATTTACTTTAAACGTAAGGAGGTAGAGGCATAA
- a CDS encoding carbohydrate ABC transporter permease, with translation MERMSLLKKTLLTIVAFMICIIHIIPFYILATTSLKVSNDFSSRWLFPDYFTLENFARAWERANLMNAFMNSIIITVGAAILLIFVGSMASYPLARVKTRLNKVVYYIFISIMVIPPLTALVPLYQLVVNMGMVNTHEIAIFNNVAAYLPLTIFLYAGFIRSTIPKELEEAAKIDGASILGIFFRIIFPLLKPVTATVLIISCVFIWNDYQFAIFFLQDKSVHTLTVTLASFFGEHQNNLNLVAAAALMASLPMIVLFLLLQKYFIAGLSSGSVKG, from the coding sequence ATGGAGCGAATGAGTCTCTTAAAAAAAACGCTTTTAACGATTGTAGCGTTTATGATTTGTATTATTCATATAATCCCATTCTATATTCTCGCTACAACCTCTTTAAAAGTAAGTAATGACTTTAGTTCAAGGTGGTTATTTCCTGATTATTTCACATTAGAAAATTTCGCTCGTGCTTGGGAGCGTGCGAATTTAATGAATGCATTTATGAATTCAATCATAATTACGGTGGGAGCCGCAATCCTACTAATCTTTGTAGGATCAATGGCGAGTTATCCGTTAGCTCGGGTTAAAACGAGGCTAAACAAGGTCGTTTATTATATTTTTATTTCTATCATGGTCATTCCACCTTTGACAGCATTAGTACCACTGTATCAACTCGTAGTAAATATGGGAATGGTCAATACACATGAAATTGCGATATTTAATAATGTGGCTGCTTACCTACCATTAACTATCTTTCTTTATGCAGGATTCATTCGTTCGACGATACCGAAAGAATTAGAAGAAGCAGCCAAAATTGATGGAGCAAGTATTCTTGGAATCTTTTTTAGAATTATCTTTCCATTATTAAAACCCGTAACAGCAACGGTTTTAATTATATCTTGTGTATTCATTTGGAACGATTACCAGTTTGCTATTTTCTTCTTACAAGATAAGAGTGTACACACATTAACCGTAACATTAGCTAGTTTCTTTGGTGAACATCAAAACAATCTTAACTTGGTAGCAGCTGCTGCGCTTATGGCTTCTTTGCCAATGATCGTCTTATTCCTGCTCTTACAAAAATACTTTATTGCAGGGTTGTCATCAGGATCCGTAAAAGGCTAA
- a CDS encoding ABC transporter substrate-binding protein, with the protein MKKIFWTFTGTLMALVLTACGGGTIESDSSSNPLSIYTSVSEDAEKEAIEEIAEAFTAETGILVDVNFPGTGYEDQLRVRMASNDLPDLFDTHGWAINRYGEYTADLSDMDWVEHFDEAMAPILRDEDGKVYAFPINQAKDGIMYNATLLEEYGIDIPKTFDEWVAAMETVKEKSNGEVTPLWIPGSNQYTIAQVLDQLSTPLLVTDKNNNFEEELLDGSFDWSNYTPLAEFLKELQEQGLLNTDVLTASEAQRIELMAQNKIAFTFAGGAFGPAVTELNPDIQVGTFPVPAYWEGDEPSWIGGERNTFAVFKDSQKLDEAKQFIEFLAQPDNAKKLAEASSLPAGIMNVVTENYYSEFYEKWERIQIQPYFDRVYLPSGMWDVYATTGQELLANTLTAEQVSDQMESEYLRLRNQ; encoded by the coding sequence ATGAAAAAAATATTTTGGACATTCACTGGTACTTTGATGGCGCTGGTTTTAACAGCTTGTGGAGGGGGAACTATTGAGTCCGATAGTTCTAGTAATCCGCTATCGATTTACACGAGCGTATCTGAAGATGCTGAAAAAGAAGCGATTGAAGAAATAGCGGAAGCCTTTACAGCAGAAACAGGAATTTTAGTTGATGTGAATTTTCCAGGAACAGGTTATGAGGATCAATTACGTGTAAGGATGGCCTCAAACGACCTTCCTGATTTATTTGATACTCATGGTTGGGCTATCAATCGCTATGGAGAGTACACTGCTGACTTAAGTGATATGGATTGGGTGGAGCATTTCGACGAAGCGATGGCCCCGATTTTGAGAGATGAAGATGGCAAAGTCTATGCATTTCCAATCAATCAGGCAAAAGATGGAATTATGTATAATGCAACTTTATTAGAAGAATATGGGATTGATATTCCAAAGACGTTCGACGAGTGGGTTGCTGCAATGGAAACAGTTAAAGAAAAAAGTAATGGTGAAGTAACTCCGCTTTGGATCCCTGGCAGTAATCAATACACAATCGCACAAGTGCTTGATCAACTATCAACTCCGCTCCTAGTAACAGATAAGAATAATAATTTTGAAGAAGAGTTATTAGATGGATCTTTTGATTGGTCGAATTATACGCCGCTTGCTGAATTTTTAAAAGAGTTACAAGAACAGGGACTACTAAATACAGACGTGTTAACTGCTAGTGAAGCTCAGAGAATTGAGTTAATGGCGCAAAACAAAATTGCATTTACATTTGCAGGAGGCGCTTTCGGACCTGCCGTAACTGAACTTAATCCGGATATTCAAGTAGGAACGTTTCCAGTGCCAGCTTACTGGGAAGGTGATGAGCCAAGTTGGATTGGGGGAGAGCGCAATACATTTGCAGTCTTTAAAGATTCACAAAAGCTAGATGAAGCTAAACAATTTATTGAGTTTCTTGCTCAACCAGATAATGCAAAAAAGTTAGCAGAAGCATCGTCATTACCAGCTGGGATAATGAATGTTGTCACAGAAAATTATTATTCTGAATTTTACGAAAAATGGGAACGTATTCAAATTCAACCGTACTTTGACCGTGTTTATTTACCGAGTGGAATGTGGGATGTGTACGCGACTACTGGACAAGAACTGTTAGCAAATACGCTGACTGCAGAACAAGTATCAGATCAAATGGAATCTGAATACCTACGCTTGAGAAATCAGTAA
- a CDS encoding alpha-glucosidase/alpha-galactosidase, translating into MSKITFIGAGSTIFAKNVLGDCMFVPALNGFEFALHDIDETRLKDSEHMLLNLARKYNPSIKVRSYLDRKEALTGAKYVINAVQIGGYEPSTVIDFEIPKKYGLRQTIADTIGIGGLFRSLRTIPVLFDFAKDMEEVCPDAWFLNYTNPMSTITGAMLGYTNIKTIGLCHSVQICTDHLLKSLDMDATGVEEKIAGINHMAWLLEVKKDGKDLYPEIKKRANEKQKTKHDDMVRFELMDKFGYYVTESSEHNAEYHPYFIKDRYPELIERFNIPLDEYPRRCVNQIKEWKEMREKMVNDTQLTHERSNEYGSYIIEAMETNVPFKFGGNVLNTGRLISNLPENACVEVPCVADRNGILPCYIGELPEQLAALNRTNINTQLLTIEAATTLKKEHIYQAALLDPHTNSELSMDDIIAMCDDLIEAHGDWLPKYR; encoded by the coding sequence ATGTCTAAAATTACGTTTATTGGAGCTGGAAGTACGATATTTGCTAAAAATGTATTAGGAGATTGCATGTTTGTACCTGCGTTAAATGGGTTTGAATTTGCTTTACATGATATTGATGAAACGAGATTAAAAGATTCAGAACACATGCTACTGAACTTAGCTCGTAAATATAATCCATCTATTAAGGTTAGGTCATATCTAGACCGGAAAGAAGCTTTAACAGGTGCGAAATATGTGATTAATGCTGTTCAGATTGGAGGGTATGAACCAAGTACAGTAATAGATTTTGAAATTCCTAAGAAATACGGCTTACGTCAAACGATTGCAGATACTATTGGTATTGGAGGCTTATTCCGAAGTTTACGCACCATTCCTGTCCTTTTTGATTTTGCGAAAGATATGGAAGAAGTTTGTCCAGATGCTTGGTTTTTAAACTATACGAACCCAATGTCTACTATAACAGGTGCTATGTTAGGCTATACAAACATTAAAACAATCGGCTTATGTCATAGTGTTCAAATTTGTACGGACCATTTATTAAAATCTCTTGATATGGATGCGACAGGAGTAGAAGAAAAAATTGCTGGAATTAATCATATGGCATGGCTTTTGGAGGTGAAAAAGGATGGGAAAGATCTTTATCCAGAAATAAAAAAACGTGCAAATGAAAAACAAAAAACAAAACATGATGATATGGTACGCTTTGAGTTGATGGATAAGTTTGGTTACTATGTGACTGAATCATCTGAACATAATGCTGAATACCATCCATACTTTATAAAGGATCGTTACCCAGAATTAATTGAACGCTTTAATATTCCGCTCGATGAGTACCCACGTCGTTGTGTAAATCAAATCAAAGAGTGGAAAGAAATGCGTGAGAAAATGGTAAATGACACGCAATTAACTCATGAGAGATCTAATGAATATGGGTCATATATAATTGAAGCTATGGAGACAAATGTGCCCTTTAAGTTTGGGGGGAACGTATTAAATACGGGACGCTTAATTTCTAATTTACCGGAAAATGCGTGTGTCGAAGTGCCTTGTGTAGCAGATCGGAACGGAATCTTGCCTTGCTATATTGGAGAGCTTCCAGAGCAATTAGCTGCATTGAACCGAACAAATATTAATACCCAGTTACTTACGATTGAAGCTGCTACAACATTGAAAAAAGAACATATTTACCAAGCAGCTCTCCTAGATCCACATACGAACTCAGAGTTGTCAATGGACGATATTATTGCTATGTGTGATGACTTGATTGAAGCTCATGGTGATTGGTTACCGAAATATCGTTAA